One genomic segment of Luteimonas galliterrae includes these proteins:
- a CDS encoding TonB-dependent receptor — MVRSFRVLLLALACSAALAAQAQTGGPARIDIPPGDLVTALDSLAKQSGAQFVYRADQLKGLRTQGVQGARSSDEALDRLLRGSGYAARRDASGAVVIVKSEAAATPRPATAAPAASGGASADAAAQQTTTLETVQVTGSRIPRAQVEGPAPVTVVTSADIQASGFTSVPDVLRAMTQNGGETQSQQSFSGGDFSPGAEQVDLRGLGPNHTLVLVNGRRIADFPMPFKGRSNFTDISNIPLGMVDRIEVLTGSASAVYGSDAISGVVNFILKDYADGTTVDLRYGDTERGGGESIKLSLSSGFSRGAFNAVYGVELLDQKPLWAYERSLQDSTKDSPDPGAASRRAFLQTAWDPDDGDNEYYVDPGQATCDALAYLNKGSTYRASRPNWGRYDPIADDYPPGRFCGSDESIGYGTIISKRRGANAYGSMSYAFDGDTEWFAEVQLGYHEVELFTDVRSWSYMAPDGNEEGYFFNQATNRVEYWQRQFSPEEMGGLDQGMIRNKQKTFGVVTGFKGVFGEDWDWEAAFSHSQYKSEIGWPQIVAAAANNLFLGPQLGVDPTYELPIFNADPNRLYTPLTRAEYDSIADYTTYHPRSRTDTLSFTVTNTSLFEMPAGPAGFAGVVEIGNQAYDLNPDPRALEYYYYSWKDSNGKGSRDRWAAAGEVRMPLFETLNLSTAARYDRYRYSGREVGKFTYSAGLEWRPVDSLLVRGSYGTAFRAADLHYLYAGIGNDETSGVDYYRCRTEEPGETFEDCSWGDEGLIRTRSGNRYLEPETSTSWTAGLVWSPNDNFDLSVDYFDIDMRKQVQDMSNDPILRDEADCRIGSRVDGTPVDVNSPTCQDAISRVTRIDGRLYGIYVNPINIARESTNGIDFSTHFRLPTRIGDFRFTGNYTWVREHTFQQFDGDVIEDEFAVNSGFDIPRTKASATLSWEKNAWIASLHGERLGRLPNSDSYDGVFDPEDPEAGSPYIAATYRYNATLQYRFTDHMRLSLAVDNLFDKMPPRDKTYTAYPYYDVSWFDTLGRSYYLQFTYKFGGKAL; from the coding sequence ATGGTGCGTTCGTTCCGTGTCTTGCTGCTCGCATTGGCCTGTTCGGCCGCCCTGGCCGCGCAGGCCCAGACCGGCGGTCCCGCGCGGATCGACATCCCTCCCGGCGATCTGGTGACTGCGCTGGATTCGCTGGCCAAGCAATCGGGCGCGCAATTCGTCTATCGCGCCGATCAACTGAAAGGCCTGCGCACGCAGGGCGTGCAGGGCGCGCGCTCGTCCGACGAAGCGCTCGACCGCTTGTTGCGCGGCAGCGGTTATGCCGCGCGGCGCGATGCGTCGGGCGCGGTGGTGATCGTGAAAAGCGAAGCCGCCGCGACGCCGCGCCCCGCTACCGCCGCGCCCGCCGCTTCCGGCGGCGCTTCGGCCGATGCCGCCGCGCAGCAGACGACTACGCTGGAAACGGTGCAAGTGACCGGCTCGCGCATTCCGCGCGCGCAAGTCGAAGGGCCGGCGCCGGTGACCGTCGTCACTTCCGCGGACATCCAGGCCAGCGGATTCACCAGCGTTCCCGACGTGCTGCGGGCGATGACCCAGAACGGCGGCGAGACCCAGAGCCAGCAATCCTTCAGCGGCGGCGATTTTTCGCCAGGCGCGGAGCAGGTCGACCTGCGCGGCCTGGGTCCCAACCATACGCTGGTCTTGGTCAACGGCCGCCGCATCGCCGACTTTCCGATGCCGTTCAAGGGCCGCAGCAACTTCACCGACATCTCCAACATTCCGCTGGGCATGGTCGACCGCATCGAGGTGCTGACCGGCAGCGCGTCGGCGGTCTACGGTTCGGATGCGATTTCCGGCGTCGTGAACTTCATCCTCAAGGATTACGCCGACGGCACCACCGTCGACTTGCGCTATGGCGACACCGAACGCGGGGGCGGCGAATCGATCAAGCTGAGCCTGTCGTCGGGCTTTTCGCGCGGCGCTTTCAACGCGGTGTACGGCGTCGAATTGCTCGACCAGAAACCGCTGTGGGCGTACGAGCGCAGTCTGCAGGATTCGACGAAAGACTCGCCCGATCCGGGTGCGGCATCGCGCCGCGCATTCCTGCAGACGGCGTGGGATCCGGACGACGGCGACAACGAATACTACGTCGACCCCGGCCAAGCCACCTGCGATGCGCTGGCCTATCTCAACAAGGGATCGACCTACCGGGCCAGCCGGCCGAACTGGGGACGCTACGACCCCATCGCCGACGACTATCCGCCCGGCCGCTTCTGCGGCAGCGACGAATCCATCGGCTACGGGACGATCATCAGCAAGCGCCGCGGCGCCAACGCTTACGGCTCGATGAGCTACGCCTTCGACGGCGACACCGAGTGGTTCGCCGAAGTGCAGCTGGGCTACCACGAAGTCGAACTGTTCACCGACGTGCGCAGTTGGAGCTACATGGCCCCCGACGGCAACGAGGAAGGCTATTTCTTCAACCAGGCCACGAACCGCGTCGAATACTGGCAGCGCCAGTTTTCGCCCGAGGAAATGGGCGGCCTGGACCAAGGCATGATCCGCAACAAGCAAAAGACGTTCGGCGTCGTCACCGGTTTCAAGGGCGTATTCGGCGAGGACTGGGACTGGGAAGCGGCTTTCAGCCATTCGCAATACAAATCCGAGATCGGCTGGCCGCAGATCGTCGCGGCGGCGGCCAACAATTTGTTTCTAGGCCCGCAACTGGGCGTGGACCCCACCTACGAGCTGCCGATCTTCAACGCCGATCCGAACCGCCTGTACACGCCGCTCACCCGCGCCGAGTACGACTCGATCGCCGACTACACCACCTATCACCCGAGGTCGCGCACCGACACGCTGTCGTTCACGGTGACCAACACCAGCCTGTTCGAGATGCCGGCCGGGCCTGCGGGCTTTGCCGGCGTGGTGGAGATCGGCAACCAGGCCTACGACCTCAATCCGGATCCGCGCGCGCTGGAGTACTACTACTACAGTTGGAAGGACTCCAACGGCAAAGGCAGTCGCGACCGCTGGGCCGCGGCCGGAGAGGTGCGCATGCCACTGTTCGAGACGCTGAACCTCAGCACCGCTGCGCGCTACGACCGATACCGCTACTCCGGTCGCGAAGTCGGCAAGTTCACCTACAGCGCCGGCTTGGAATGGCGGCCGGTGGATTCGTTGCTGGTGCGCGGTTCCTACGGCACCGCATTCCGCGCCGCCGACCTGCACTATCTCTACGCCGGCATCGGCAACGATGAAACCTCCGGCGTCGACTATTACCGTTGCCGTACCGAGGAACCGGGCGAAACCTTCGAGGATTGCAGTTGGGGCGACGAAGGCTTGATCCGTACCCGCTCCGGCAATCGCTACCTCGAACCCGAGACCAGCACTTCTTGGACCGCGGGCCTGGTGTGGTCGCCGAACGACAATTTCGACTTGTCGGTGGACTATTTCGACATCGACATGCGCAAGCAAGTCCAGGACATGAGCAACGACCCGATCCTACGGGACGAAGCGGACTGTCGGATCGGTTCGCGCGTGGACGGTACGCCGGTGGACGTGAATTCGCCGACCTGCCAGGATGCGATTTCGCGCGTGACCCGCATCGACGGCCGGCTGTACGGCATTTACGTCAACCCGATCAACATCGCCCGCGAAAGCACCAACGGCATCGACTTCAGCACGCATTTCCGGCTGCCGACGCGGATCGGCGATTTCCGCTTCACCGGCAACTACACCTGGGTGCGCGAGCACACGTTCCAGCAGTTCGACGGCGACGTAATCGAAGACGAATTCGCGGTCAACAGCGGCTTCGACATCCCGCGCACCAAGGCCAGCGCCACGCTGTCGTGGGAGAAGAACGCCTGGATCGCGAGCCTGCACGGCGAACGCCTGGGTCGCCTGCCCAATTCCGATTCCTACGACGGCGTCTTCGATCCCGAGGACCCGGAGGCCGGCAGCCCCTACATCGCCGCCACGTACCGCTACAACGCGACTTTGCAATACCGGTTCACTGACCACATGCGGCTGTCGCTAGCGGTGGACAACCTGTTCGACAAGATGCCGCCGCGGGACAAGACCTATACCGCGTATCCCTATTACGACGTGTCGTGGTTCGACACGCTGGGGCGCAGCTATTACCTGCAGTTCACCTACAAGTTCGGCGGAAAGGCGCTCTAA
- a CDS encoding RNA polymerase sigma factor, with translation MNESLDAWFAREILVHEDSLVLYLRRCWPQRDDIHDLRQEVYVRIYEAAGKARPAMPKSFLFATARHLMTDRLRRGRVVSIETVGDFESMNVLIDEISPERRLGARQVLRQLAEAFDRLPDRCREVVWLRRVEELPQKEVAARLGITEKTVEKHVAKGVRMIAEHFYGGDSARAGRSRQAADAERETDHEQQQAD, from the coding sequence ATGAACGAGTCGCTCGACGCCTGGTTCGCCCGCGAAATCCTCGTCCACGAGGATTCGCTGGTGCTTTATCTGCGGCGCTGCTGGCCGCAGCGCGACGATATCCACGATCTGCGCCAGGAAGTTTACGTGCGCATCTACGAAGCGGCCGGCAAGGCGCGGCCGGCGATGCCCAAGTCGTTCCTGTTCGCCACCGCGCGGCACCTGATGACCGACCGGCTGCGGCGCGGTCGGGTGGTGTCGATCGAGACAGTGGGTGATTTCGAGTCGATGAACGTCTTGATAGACGAGATCTCGCCGGAACGCCGCCTGGGCGCGCGGCAGGTGCTCAGGCAACTGGCCGAAGCCTTCGACCGGCTTCCGGACCGGTGCCGGGAGGTGGTCTGGCTTCGGCGCGTGGAAGAACTGCCGCAAAAAGAAGTCGCAGCGCGCCTGGGCATTACAGAGAAGACTGTGGAGAAACACGTCGCAAAAGGCGTTCGCATGATCGCCGAGCATTTTTACGGCGGGGACTCGGCGCGAGCCGGTCGTTCGCGACAGGCAGCGGACGCCGAACGGGAAACGGACCATGAGCAGCAGCAGGCAGATTGA
- a CDS encoding FecR family protein — translation MSSSRQIERTAAAWLAQRDGGRWSERDQARLEAWLSASTAHRVAFLRLESAWQQSDRLKALGAGLPAGTLPERGQWAPSPFLGSREPASETTRAASALSASRTPRRSGRMGRYFGAAAALVLAVSSVGLWHHLTAVEQTSYQSGLGELRLIPLADGSRATLSSDSRILVSMSRSERRIDLQQGEAFFDVAKDPGRPFVVAAGARRAVAVGTHYAVRRDAANLRVVVTEGTVRLETDSAPDQHPQPTTLLPAGSVALASRNGVLVRSGSVEEAEQQLNWRSGFLAFHDTPLADAAAEFNRYNARKIVIGDAETAAMRVGGNFRWSNVDVFVRLLEQGFPVRAEYRDDRIVLRSQ, via the coding sequence ATGAGCAGCAGCAGGCAGATTGAACGCACCGCCGCGGCCTGGCTGGCGCAGCGCGACGGCGGACGTTGGTCCGAGCGCGACCAGGCGCGTCTGGAGGCTTGGCTGTCGGCTTCGACCGCGCACCGCGTCGCCTTCCTGCGATTGGAAAGCGCATGGCAGCAGAGCGACCGGCTGAAAGCGCTCGGCGCGGGGTTGCCGGCCGGCACGCTGCCTGAGCGCGGACAGTGGGCGCCATCGCCGTTCCTGGGCTCACGCGAACCGGCGAGTGAGACGACGCGCGCCGCATCGGCACTCTCTGCGTCTCGCACGCCACGACGAAGCGGGCGGATGGGGCGTTATTTCGGTGCGGCTGCCGCATTGGTGCTCGCCGTTTCGTCGGTAGGGCTCTGGCATCACCTCACCGCAGTCGAGCAGACCTCCTATCAATCCGGACTCGGCGAACTGCGCCTGATACCGCTGGCCGACGGTTCGCGCGCCACGCTGAGCAGCGACAGCCGCATCCTGGTATCGATGTCGCGCAGCGAGCGCCGCATCGATCTGCAGCAAGGCGAAGCGTTCTTCGATGTCGCCAAAGATCCCGGCCGGCCGTTCGTAGTCGCCGCAGGCGCACGCCGCGCCGTCGCCGTCGGTACGCATTACGCCGTTCGTCGCGACGCGGCGAACCTGCGCGTGGTGGTCACCGAAGGCACGGTGCGTTTGGAAACCGATTCCGCCCCGGACCAACATCCGCAACCCACCACCCTGCTGCCTGCCGGCAGCGTGGCGCTGGCCAGCCGCAACGGCGTGCTGGTGCGTTCGGGTTCGGTGGAGGAGGCCGAGCAGCAGCTCAATTGGCGCAGCGGCTTCCTGGCTTTCCACGACACTCCGCTGGCCGACGCCGCGGCCGAATTCAACCGCTACAACGCCCGCAAGATCGTGATCGGCGACGCCGAGACCGCAGCGATGCGGGTGGGCGGCAACTTCCGCTGGTCGAACGTGGATGTGTTCGTGCGGCTCCTGGAGCAGGGTTTCCCGGTCCGGGCCGAATACCGGGACGACCGCATCGTCTTGCGCAGTCAGTGA